The following proteins are co-located in the Cydia fagiglandana chromosome 2, ilCydFagi1.1, whole genome shotgun sequence genome:
- the LOC134675887 gene encoding uncharacterized protein LOC134675887, producing the protein MEAILLNRLSTFATNIKEHQVKASELCACRPWGKDQLEQAAIIASKLQSILGRFQSDLYQYFNLSKDPNADEISNVTAIQLDGDEVLAELNARIQADKDTRQVKSDPTKNRSKLPELDLISFHGDVLEWTQFWDQFSSNIDQRNIRDVDKLLYLKASLKGEAKTIIDGLETTNDNYKIAIDTLRERYGNRVQIVDAHYSSLYKIKKATKPEDCRKTLDELERHLRVLQSLGEDTNQNHLRFLFMEKFPEDIIYEMKLKLKIESIEEIRKQLNAIISAKEDAKRISVETKDMETTFTTETLHIRDKFVKKSNDRRIKHRVINMREKPNKFRKNTSTFSNTFTPKKRTYKANSESNNAQASEKRRKLECIFCQENHYNDACTKFKTLAERKDKIPNRCYICLKIGHRQNECRITHICYHCGERNQHNRALCPKKLLQATETSSSQDSCA; encoded by the coding sequence ATGGAAGCTATCCTGCTGAATCGCCTGTCCACATTTGCCACAAACATCAAAGAGCATCAAGTAAAAGCATCAGAGCTATGTGCGTGTCGTCCATGGGGAAAAGATCAGCTAGAGCAAGCTGCTATTATCGCTTCCAAACTACAATCTATACTGGGAAGATTCCAAAGTGATCTCTATCAGTACTTCAACCTGTCCAAGGATCCTAACGCCGATGAGATTTCAAATGTAACTGCGATACAGCTAGACGGTGATGAAGTCTTAGCTGAACTTAATGCAAGAATTCAAGCCGATAAGGATACAAGACAAGTCAAATCCGATCCTACAAAAAATAGGAGCAAGTTACCAGAGTTAGATTTAATATCTTTTCATGGTGACGTTCTAGAATGGACTCAATTCTGGGACCAATTCAGTTCCAACATTGATCAAAGGAATATACGAGACGTTGATAAGCTACTCTACCTTAAAGCATCGTTAAAGGGTGAAGCCAAAACCATAATCGATGGTTTAGAAACCACGAATGACAATTATAAGATTGCCATAGATACTCTGAGAGAGAGATATGGCAACAGAGTGCAGATTGTTGATGCCCACTATTCTTCCTTATATAAGATTAAGAAGGCCACAAAGCCAGAAGATTGCAGAAAGACATTAGATGAACTCGAGAGACATCTAAGAGTCTTACAGTCCCTAGGAGAGGATACAAATCAAAACCATTTAAGATTTCTTTTCATGGAAAAGTTTCCGGAAGACATCATTTATGAAATGAAGCTAAAATTGAAGATTGAATCCAttgaggaaataagaaaacaactaAACGCTATCATATCAGCAAAAGAAGATGCCAAGAGGATAAGCGTTGAGACTAAAGATATGGAAACAACCTTTACTACTGAAACTTTACACATTAGAGATAAATTTGTGAAGAAATCCAACGATAGGAGAATCAAACACAGAGTTATAAATATGAGGGAAAAACCaaataaatttagaaaaaatacaTCAACATTTTCAAATACATTCACGCCTAAGAAAAGAACATATAAAGCTAATAGTGAATCGAATAATGCGCAGGCTTCTGAAAAACGAAGGAAATTAGAATGTATATTTTGCCAAGAGAATCATTACAATGACGCTTGCACGAAATTTAAGACCTTGGCTGAAAGGAAAGATAAAATACCTAACCGTTGTTACATCTGTTTGAAAATTGGCCATAGACAAAATGAATGTAGAATAACACACATCTGTTATCACTGTGGTGAAAGGAATCAGCATAATAGAGCATTGTGCCCTAAGAAATTGCTCCAAGCAACAGAGACATCATCGTCACAAGATTCCTGTGCCTGA
- the LOC134675866 gene encoding probable peptidoglycan muropeptide transporter SLC46 isoform X2, whose translation MAVETKATEKNLNINGNDLNGTLVIRNSFNKCKSNKESNEKTENIDDGWKDLDIIQKARRMISLITVEPILACYVMPSVLSALATQNLYLEKACRVNLGFEGHVCDALTRRETANYTFEEEAVQTLVASVAGWKTVLQSFLPCGILIFLGAYSDRVGQRKFCMLLPIIGEFLTSVGLIVNTFFFYQLPVEVAAVTEAIFPALTGGWVTMFMGVFSYIADVTTEDQRTLRIGVVNLFYSLGVPVGAALSGILVRKIGLYGVFSLSATLYILSFMYGFFRIKEVKKPDTNVPPKNCCEWLHTFFDMSLVKETLLVAFRRGPNNRRLRVIMLVVVLCVVIGPIYGEMSVMYLFTRYRFNWNEVDFSVFSTYAMCTSLVGTLFSVGVFSHLLKFDDAIIGVISCTSKILSGFMYAFATKTWHIYIAPLIEIFSGTSFIAMRSMVSKLVEKDELGKVNSFFGVAEAMMPLVYAPMYTSTYTATIKSFPGAFFLLGGALTVPAVVIFLWLYLASKKYSIKSSDQETDPKIEDAPVKTGLDNKAFEDDKDGNSRTKRIDNMINTSAADKENIRQSQIETGFTESMHSTSKL comes from the exons ATGGCGGTCGAAACCAAAGCCAcggaaaaaaatcttaatattaaCGGCAATGACTTAAATGGAACACTCGTAATAAGGAATAGCTTTAACAAATGTAAATCAAACAAAGAAAGTAATGAAAAGACAGAAAACATTGACGATGGCTGGAAAGACTTGGATATTATACAAAAGGCGAGACGGATGATTTCTCTTATTACGGTGGAACCAATTCTCGCTTGCTATGTGATGCCATCTGTACTTTCAGCATTGGCTACACAAAACTTATATTTAGAAAAAGCATGTAGAGTGAATCTTGGATTTGAAGGTCATGTATGCGATGCTTTGACACGTAGAGAAACAGCCAACTATACGTTCGAAGAAGAGGCTGTCCAAACGCTGGTAGCATCGGTCGCCGGCTGGAAAACTGTGCTTCAATCATTTTTGCCTTGCGGAATCCTAATATTCTTGGGCGCCTATAGTGATAGAGTGGGACAGAGAAAATTTTGTATGCTCCTACCTATAATCGGAGAATTTTTAACAAGTGTCGGACTTATTGTGAATACTTTCTTTTTCTACCAGCTTCCTGTGGAAGTAGCAGCAGTGACTGAAGCTATATTTCCTGCTCTTACAGGAGGCTGGGTGACAATGTTCATGGGAGTGTTCAGTTATATAGCAGATGTGACAACAGAAGACCAACGGACGTTGCGAATAGGAGTTGTAAATCTTTTCTATTCCTTGGGAGTGCCAGTGGGAGCTGCTCTAAGTGGGATTTTGGTGCGAAAGATAGGGCTGTATGGAGTGTTTTCCTTAAGTGCAACGCTTTACATCCTTAGTTTTATGTACGGATTCTTCAGGATCAAGGAAGTGAAGAAACCCGACACAAATGTG CCGCCCAAGAACTGCTGTGAATGGTTGCACACATTCTTCGACATGAGCTTGGTGAAGGAGACGCTCCTAGTGGCGTTCCGGCGCGGGCCCAACAACCGCCGGCTGCGCGTGATCATGCTCGTCGTCGTGCTGTGCGTCGTCATCGGCCCTATCTACG GTGAAATGTCAGTGATGTACCTGTTCACGAGGTACCGCTTCAACTGGAACGAGGTCGACTTCAGCGTGTTCTCTACGTATGCTATGTGCACTTCGTTAGTCG gcACTCTGTTTTCTGTGGGCGTGTTCAGTCACCTGCTGAAATTCGACGACGCCATCATAGGAGTGATATCATGTACTAGTAAAATTCTATCAGGGTTCATGTACGCATTTGCTACgaaaacttggcatatttatATAG CTCCATTAATCGAAATCTTCAGCGGAACGTCCTTTATCGCCATGAGGTCAATGGTTTCAAAATTAGTCGAAAAAGATGAGTTAG gcAAGGTGAATTCGTTCTTCGGCGTGGCAGAAGCGATGATGCCTCTTGTATATGCGCCAATGTACACGAGCACTTACACTGCGACCATCAAGTCCTTCCCAGGAGCGTTTTTCTTGCTGGGTGGCGCTCTAACCGTCCCTGCCGTTGTCATATTCTT ATGGTTATATTTAGCAAGCAAGAAATATAGTATCAAATCATCAGACCAGGAAACAGACCCAAAAATTGAAGACGCTCCGGTAAAGACGGGCCTTGATAATAAAGCGTTTGAAGACGACAAGGATGGCAACAGCCGGACGAAGAGGATCGACAATATGATCAACACATCTGCAGCAGATAAAGAAAACATACGGCAGTCGCAGATCGAAACTGGTTTCACAGAAAGTATGCATAGTACCAGTAaattgtga
- the LOC134675866 gene encoding probable peptidoglycan muropeptide transporter SLC46 isoform X1, with amino-acid sequence MAVETKATEKNLNINGNDLNGTLVIRNSFNKCKSNKESNEKTENIDDGWKDLDIIQKARRMISLITVEPILACYVMPSVLSALATQNLYLEKACRVNLGFEGHVCDALTRRETANYTFEEEAVQTLVASVAGWKTVLQSFLPCGILIFLGAYSDRVGQRKFCMLLPIIGEFLTSVGLIVNTFFFYQLPVEVAAVTEAIFPALTGGWVTMFMGVFSYIADVTTEDQRTLRIGVVNLFYSLGVPVGAALSGILVRKIGLYGVFSLSATLYILSFMYGFFRIKEVKKPDTNVKPPKNCCEWLHTFFDMSLVKETLLVAFRRGPNNRRLRVIMLVVVLCVVIGPIYGEMSVMYLFTRYRFNWNEVDFSVFSTYAMCTSLVGTLFSVGVFSHLLKFDDAIIGVISCTSKILSGFMYAFATKTWHIYIAPLIEIFSGTSFIAMRSMVSKLVEKDELGKVNSFFGVAEAMMPLVYAPMYTSTYTATIKSFPGAFFLLGGALTVPAVVIFLWLYLASKKYSIKSSDQETDPKIEDAPVKTGLDNKAFEDDKDGNSRTKRIDNMINTSAADKENIRQSQIETGFTESMHSTSKL; translated from the exons ATGGCGGTCGAAACCAAAGCCAcggaaaaaaatcttaatattaaCGGCAATGACTTAAATGGAACACTCGTAATAAGGAATAGCTTTAACAAATGTAAATCAAACAAAGAAAGTAATGAAAAGACAGAAAACATTGACGATGGCTGGAAAGACTTGGATATTATACAAAAGGCGAGACGGATGATTTCTCTTATTACGGTGGAACCAATTCTCGCTTGCTATGTGATGCCATCTGTACTTTCAGCATTGGCTACACAAAACTTATATTTAGAAAAAGCATGTAGAGTGAATCTTGGATTTGAAGGTCATGTATGCGATGCTTTGACACGTAGAGAAACAGCCAACTATACGTTCGAAGAAGAGGCTGTCCAAACGCTGGTAGCATCGGTCGCCGGCTGGAAAACTGTGCTTCAATCATTTTTGCCTTGCGGAATCCTAATATTCTTGGGCGCCTATAGTGATAGAGTGGGACAGAGAAAATTTTGTATGCTCCTACCTATAATCGGAGAATTTTTAACAAGTGTCGGACTTATTGTGAATACTTTCTTTTTCTACCAGCTTCCTGTGGAAGTAGCAGCAGTGACTGAAGCTATATTTCCTGCTCTTACAGGAGGCTGGGTGACAATGTTCATGGGAGTGTTCAGTTATATAGCAGATGTGACAACAGAAGACCAACGGACGTTGCGAATAGGAGTTGTAAATCTTTTCTATTCCTTGGGAGTGCCAGTGGGAGCTGCTCTAAGTGGGATTTTGGTGCGAAAGATAGGGCTGTATGGAGTGTTTTCCTTAAGTGCAACGCTTTACATCCTTAGTTTTATGTACGGATTCTTCAGGATCAAGGAAGTGAAGAAACCCGACACAAATGTG AAGCCGCCCAAGAACTGCTGTGAATGGTTGCACACATTCTTCGACATGAGCTTGGTGAAGGAGACGCTCCTAGTGGCGTTCCGGCGCGGGCCCAACAACCGCCGGCTGCGCGTGATCATGCTCGTCGTCGTGCTGTGCGTCGTCATCGGCCCTATCTACG GTGAAATGTCAGTGATGTACCTGTTCACGAGGTACCGCTTCAACTGGAACGAGGTCGACTTCAGCGTGTTCTCTACGTATGCTATGTGCACTTCGTTAGTCG gcACTCTGTTTTCTGTGGGCGTGTTCAGTCACCTGCTGAAATTCGACGACGCCATCATAGGAGTGATATCATGTACTAGTAAAATTCTATCAGGGTTCATGTACGCATTTGCTACgaaaacttggcatatttatATAG CTCCATTAATCGAAATCTTCAGCGGAACGTCCTTTATCGCCATGAGGTCAATGGTTTCAAAATTAGTCGAAAAAGATGAGTTAG gcAAGGTGAATTCGTTCTTCGGCGTGGCAGAAGCGATGATGCCTCTTGTATATGCGCCAATGTACACGAGCACTTACACTGCGACCATCAAGTCCTTCCCAGGAGCGTTTTTCTTGCTGGGTGGCGCTCTAACCGTCCCTGCCGTTGTCATATTCTT ATGGTTATATTTAGCAAGCAAGAAATATAGTATCAAATCATCAGACCAGGAAACAGACCCAAAAATTGAAGACGCTCCGGTAAAGACGGGCCTTGATAATAAAGCGTTTGAAGACGACAAGGATGGCAACAGCCGGACGAAGAGGATCGACAATATGATCAACACATCTGCAGCAGATAAAGAAAACATACGGCAGTCGCAGATCGAAACTGGTTTCACAGAAAGTATGCATAGTACCAGTAaattgtga
- the LOC134675877 gene encoding uncharacterized protein LOC134675877, with product MSGFNPYGNPPQYPPPQSQIYPQLYNPTNAPVPGQQAPQPAQPYPYQPGFAYAYPGQPGMVPPGAGIAPTPPFPGQMASAPSAPAAFSYAGFPNVTPQQGYGPAVEWIPSSTGDAASLSDRAVVAGYEGHDGSPLWVIRAQFEGDLIPGKFAAKHRAAYVPWGSNENSVDRFEVCCARPERIRWVPSRDGTAPPNAVVGGNTAAGEPLYIGRAKHEGSLTPGKVHPSHKNMYISFGGKEIPHNTYEVLCTI from the exons ATGTCTGGATTTA ATCCGTATGGGAACCCACCCCAGTACCCTCCACCCCAGAGCCAGATATACCCCCAGCTATATAACCCCACAAATGCTCCAGTGCCCGGGCAACAAGCCCCACAACCAGCTCAACCATACCCATATCAGCCGGGCTTTGCATATGCATACCCTGGACAACCTGGAATGGTGCCGCCTGGTGCTGGGATAGCCCCAACTCCTCCGTTCCCTGGACAGATGGCATCTGCACCTTCAGCACCTGCAGCTTTCTCATATGCCGGCTTTCCTAATGTCACTCCACAACAAGGATATGGGC CGGCTGTTGAATGGATTCCATCGTCCACTGGAGATGCAGCCTCCCTTAGCGACCGAGCTGTGGTGGCGGGGTATGAGGGCCACGACGGCAGTCCTCTGTGGGTGATCAGGGCGCAGTTCGAAGGAGATCTGATCCCGGGCAAGTTCGCTGCTAAGCACCGTGCGGCGTATGTGCCTTGGGGGAGCAATGAAAACTCTGTTGATCGTTTTGAG GTGTGCTGCGCGCGTCCGGAGAGGATCCGCTGGGTGCCGAGCCGCGACGGCACAGCGCCGCCCAACGCGGTTGTCGGCGGCAACACGGCGGCCGGCGAGCCGCTCTACATCGGCCGCGCCAAGCACGAGGGCTCGCTCACGCCCGGCAAG GTTCATCCTTCGcacaaaaatatgtacatttccTTTGGCGGTAAGGAAATACCCCATAACACCTACGAGGTATTGTGTACGATTTGA